The Nitrospinaceae bacterium genome contains a region encoding:
- a CDS encoding cyclase family protein, with translation MSTIVDLSRELYHRTPQYPGQPSIIHGVWKSHAEAFSDSGNVQGNSVHYFTMPDHGGTHLDAPRHFGPDATPINEYPLENCYVMGTCIDLRHISPKAEITSDDLSAAIKKSGHPVQKGGTILLCTGHHERTFPTPAYNTDNPGVNVAATEWLADQGVVHFGIDSMRPGPAGDVNSLVHKACLDKGITHLESLCNLESILDKGPFRFVCFPMKWRGGTGSPVRAVAIFED, from the coding sequence ATGTCCACAATCGTCGATCTTAGCCGCGAACTGTATCATCGAACCCCTCAATATCCTGGCCAGCCTTCCATCATTCACGGAGTTTGGAAAAGTCACGCAGAGGCTTTCTCTGATTCAGGAAATGTCCAGGGTAACAGCGTCCATTACTTCACGATGCCTGACCACGGGGGCACCCATCTTGACGCCCCGCGCCACTTCGGGCCGGATGCTACTCCGATCAACGAATATCCGCTTGAGAATTGCTATGTAATGGGCACCTGCATTGACCTTCGTCACATCTCACCTAAGGCCGAAATCACGAGCGACGATCTCTCGGCCGCGATCAAAAAATCTGGACACCCGGTTCAAAAGGGAGGGACTATTCTTCTTTGTACTGGCCACCATGAACGCACCTTCCCTACACCAGCCTACAATACTGACAATCCAGGTGTGAATGTTGCTGCCACCGAATGGCTAGCCGACCAAGGCGTCGTACATTTTGGTATCGACTCGATGCGCCCCGGCCCGGCGGGGGACGTGAACTCTCTCGTCCACAAAGCCTGTCTCGACAAAGGAATTACCCATCTTGAGAGTTTGTGCAACCTTGAGTCTATACTTGATAAAGGACCCTTCCGCTTTGTCTGTTTCCCGATGAAATGGCGTGGCGGAACCGGCTCGCCCGTTCGCGCCGTAGCAATATTTGAGGACTAG
- the msrP gene encoding protein-methionine-sulfoxide reductase catalytic subunit MsrP: protein MNFIKKQEWAMPEREATPESVFMNRRKFMLGAAGAIATSAVSGVGEVLAAAPQKDKTLDLYPAKRNPDFTLDRPMTKEQVASTYNNFYEFGTTKGIYWLSKRLSLRPWQVRVDGLVNKPKTYDIDSLIRTMPLQERLLRFRCVEAWAMAVPWTGFLIRDLIKAVEPKSSAKYIVFKTFHNPKVALGQLRVWYSWPYTEVLTMEEGMNEMAMLATGIYGKPLPHQHGAPLRLVLPWKYGFKNGKSLVSIEFADKRPKTFWEKAAPSEYGFWANINPAFDHPRWSQKTERMLGTDKRRPTQLFNGYGKWVAHMYPDMKDRRYFF from the coding sequence ATGAACTTTATCAAGAAACAAGAATGGGCCATGCCCGAGCGGGAGGCAACTCCCGAGTCGGTGTTCATGAACAGAAGAAAATTTATGCTGGGAGCTGCGGGTGCCATCGCCACCAGTGCCGTGAGTGGGGTTGGCGAGGTACTCGCTGCCGCTCCACAAAAGGACAAGACCCTCGACCTCTATCCTGCTAAGCGCAATCCAGACTTTACGCTTGACCGTCCCATGACCAAGGAGCAGGTAGCCTCAACCTACAATAATTTTTATGAGTTCGGCACGACAAAGGGTATCTACTGGCTCTCCAAGCGCCTTTCACTACGCCCATGGCAGGTGAGGGTGGATGGACTGGTAAACAAGCCCAAGACCTACGATATCGACTCGTTAATTCGCACGATGCCGCTTCAGGAGCGCCTCCTGCGCTTTCGCTGTGTTGAGGCCTGGGCAATGGCGGTTCCTTGGACAGGTTTTTTGATTCGAGATCTCATTAAGGCAGTAGAGCCTAAGAGCAGCGCCAAGTACATAGTTTTCAAAACCTTCCACAACCCCAAGGTCGCCCTCGGCCAGCTACGAGTGTGGTATTCGTGGCCCTACACCGAGGTGCTCACCATGGAGGAGGGGATGAACGAAATGGCTATGCTCGCTACCGGCATTTACGGCAAGCCTTTGCCGCACCAACACGGAGCACCTTTGCGTCTCGTTCTTCCTTGGAAATACGGTTTTAAGAATGGTAAATCTCTCGTCTCGATCGAGTTTGCCGATAAGCGTCCCAAAACCTTCTGGGAAAAAGCTGCGCCTAGCGAATACGGTTTTTGGGCAAATATTAATCCGGCCTTCGACCATCCTCGCTGGTCCCAGAAGACAGAGCGCATGTTAGGCACCGATAAGCGCCGTCCTACTCAACTCTTCAACGGTTATGGGAAATGGGTGGCGCACATGTATCCAGACATGAAGGATCGGCGGTACTTCTTTTAG
- a CDS encoding Ldh family oxidoreductase: MSDKRFPVDRLEKFIISAVEAQGVPADHAKIFARRMIEADLRGMHGHGLMRLAPYSRRISEGGYNLQPEIRALRETPVSALVDGDNGLGQVVMTFAAELAIKKAKETGLAWIGIQRGNHSGAGGVYAALTLPHDMVGMYMAVANANHMPPWGGIDMLLSTNPMAFAIPTGEEPPFVLDMATTVASYGKVKVYAQNGTPMPEGWMMDKHGNPITDATKAHEGFLLPIGGHKGYGLNLVIGMLAGIMNGAAFGSDVIDFNEDYHSPTNTGQVYFAMRPDLFRDIGEFKAEMDKKIREIKDSTPIDGGVIHIPGEGAAERERDMRNNGIPVAEPVLKAVQELASKLGIEDQLG, translated from the coding sequence ATGTCGGACAAGCGTTTTCCGGTTGATCGGCTTGAAAAATTCATTATCTCGGCGGTGGAGGCTCAGGGAGTCCCCGCCGATCACGCCAAAATCTTTGCCCGCCGTATGATCGAGGCGGACCTTCGAGGTATGCATGGACACGGACTCATGCGCCTTGCGCCCTACAGTCGGCGTATCTCAGAGGGGGGCTATAACCTTCAGCCAGAAATCCGAGCCCTTCGTGAAACCCCGGTGAGCGCTCTCGTTGACGGAGACAACGGCCTCGGCCAAGTTGTTATGACCTTCGCTGCCGAGCTTGCCATAAAAAAAGCAAAGGAAACCGGACTTGCCTGGATAGGTATACAGCGGGGCAACCATTCGGGCGCGGGAGGAGTTTACGCCGCCCTCACCCTACCCCACGACATGGTGGGTATGTACATGGCGGTGGCCAACGCCAACCACATGCCACCCTGGGGCGGTATCGACATGCTGCTGAGCACCAACCCCATGGCATTTGCGATACCAACAGGTGAGGAGCCTCCTTTCGTCCTCGACATGGCTACCACCGTCGCCTCTTATGGAAAAGTAAAGGTTTACGCACAAAACGGAACACCCATGCCCGAGGGCTGGATGATGGACAAGCATGGCAATCCCATCACCGATGCCACAAAAGCACACGAGGGTTTCTTGCTTCCCATCGGAGGCCACAAAGGCTACGGCCTCAACCTGGTCATCGGAATGTTGGCAGGAATCATGAACGGCGCCGCCTTCGGTAGTGATGTCATCGATTTCAACGAGGACTACCATTCACCTACCAATACAGGACAGGTTTACTTCGCAATGCGCCCCGACCTTTTCCGCGACATCGGCGAGTTTAAGGCCGAGATGGACAAGAAAATCCGCGAGATCAAAGATTCGACCCCCATCGATGGCGGTGTCATCCACATCCCAGGAGAAGGAGCCGCCGAGCGCGAGCGGGATATGCGCAACAACGGCATCCCCGTCGCCGAACCTGTTCTCAAGGCTGTGCAGGAGCTGGCCTCGAAACTTGGCATCGAAGATCAACTCGGCTGA
- a CDS encoding alpha/beta fold hydrolase, with product MAIKKLRTQRDNQQWMLDLALNMRGRVQNFELDETEAPHGRRAHNYQMYPKVWRQEAEHHEALARKAHENGFAHTAAEHYDNAIQAYRTAQHPIFYDDNPVKLYLCSKLREMVDLRSEVCPNPIERVEVPFDDGKTISCLLHLLPDRRRAPCLIYVPGMDQTKESFPRAFNNPGLSRGFHVISIDGPGQGNSNMQKIRAVGDNYERAGAAVIDYLLGREEVDPSQIYVLGVSMGSYWSLRLASYDHRIAGLVSAIACFNPNNTIFTRSSPRFKQMFMYMAGMEDEDEFDEMAQGMTVKGYAEKIKCPVLLATGEFDPLCPLEDAIEVYSDIKSSKEMWVFENQFHILWSIDNLGGLGFHQYMFDWLNRNFIEGDGLPEEYDRTAYIEKGGDGPFGDCEWTPPVGPGNVYF from the coding sequence ATGGCAATCAAGAAGCTAAGAACACAGCGCGATAACCAACAGTGGATGCTCGACTTGGCGCTCAACATGCGCGGACGGGTGCAGAATTTCGAACTCGACGAGACCGAGGCTCCTCATGGCAGGCGAGCTCATAACTACCAGATGTACCCCAAGGTTTGGCGTCAAGAGGCAGAGCACCATGAAGCCCTTGCCAGGAAAGCACACGAGAACGGCTTTGCCCATACGGCCGCGGAGCACTACGACAACGCCATTCAGGCCTACCGCACGGCGCAGCATCCAATTTTCTATGACGACAATCCGGTAAAGCTCTATTTGTGCTCAAAACTCAGGGAGATGGTGGATCTTCGATCCGAGGTCTGTCCCAACCCCATCGAACGTGTGGAGGTTCCATTCGACGATGGCAAGACAATTTCGTGTCTACTCCATCTCCTGCCAGACCGACGACGCGCGCCGTGTCTGATCTACGTTCCGGGAATGGATCAGACGAAGGAATCATTTCCCCGCGCATTCAACAATCCTGGCCTTTCGAGGGGTTTCCATGTCATCTCGATTGATGGGCCAGGGCAGGGCAACTCGAACATGCAGAAAATTCGGGCAGTTGGAGACAATTACGAACGCGCCGGGGCGGCAGTGATCGACTATCTGCTCGGGCGTGAGGAGGTGGACCCTTCACAAATTTATGTGTTGGGGGTGAGCATGGGGAGCTATTGGTCTCTCCGTCTGGCGAGCTACGATCACCGCATCGCGGGGCTAGTGAGTGCGATAGCCTGCTTTAATCCGAACAATACGATATTCACAAGATCCTCGCCGCGATTTAAACAGATGTTCATGTACATGGCAGGGATGGAAGATGAGGATGAGTTTGACGAAATGGCGCAGGGAATGACTGTGAAGGGCTACGCTGAGAAAATAAAGTGTCCGGTCTTACTAGCCACCGGAGAGTTCGACCCATTATGCCCGCTTGAAGACGCTATCGAAGTCTACAGCGATATTAAGAGCTCAAAGGAGATGTGGGTTTTCGAGAATCAATTCCATATCCTCTGGTCTATTGATAATCTGGGTGGTCTTGGATTTCACCAGTACATGTTCGACTGGCTGAATCGCAATTTCATCGAAGGGGACGGGCTACCCGAGGAGTACGACCGAACCGCCTACATCGAAAAAGGCGGGGACGGACCTTTTGGCGATTGTGAATGGACCCCCCCAGTTGGGCCGGGCAATGTATATTTCTAA
- a CDS encoding DMT family transporter — protein sequence MLEVSLAISSALFYALTYILSRLAAEDISPIQGAFINSATVAAIMLPWSLFTVPVWEFLNPVLLWFVGIGVFIPGLARMLHYAGLQRIGASPAALIRGVGPLFSSSLAVLLLGETLSFELATGTGFIILGVAILSIRKEEMRSWALSGIVLSLAATMTFVFRDIIIRHSSPDVPYKTLAILVMSLTSTVVMGAAWGQFEKRSITSVPRRGIILFVMVGISTVFAQLALFHALDVGRVVVVTPIIASQPLFVMLLSVFLPRGMEKITMFMILGGAIIVLGGTIIGIG from the coding sequence CGATTAGCGGCCGAAGATATTTCTCCTATACAGGGCGCTTTTATCAATTCGGCTACCGTCGCCGCGATTATGTTGCCATGGTCGTTGTTCACGGTGCCAGTATGGGAATTCCTGAACCCGGTTCTTCTTTGGTTCGTCGGAATCGGAGTTTTTATACCTGGTCTCGCACGAATGCTTCATTATGCGGGTCTCCAGCGTATTGGTGCCTCACCGGCCGCACTAATACGGGGAGTGGGGCCGCTGTTTTCGAGTTCACTCGCCGTCCTGTTGTTGGGCGAGACGCTATCCTTTGAATTAGCTACGGGAACGGGCTTCATAATACTAGGCGTCGCAATTCTCTCCATTAGGAAAGAGGAAATGCGTTCCTGGGCCCTAAGCGGAATCGTATTGTCCCTAGCCGCGACCATGACTTTTGTATTTCGGGATATCATCATCCGGCACTCATCCCCAGACGTGCCATATAAAACTTTGGCCATTCTAGTCATGTCCCTGACGTCCACCGTCGTGATGGGTGCCGCCTGGGGGCAATTTGAAAAACGGTCCATCACCTCGGTGCCGCGGCGGGGAATCATTCTCTTCGTGATGGTCGGGATATCGACTGTTTTCGCACAACTAGCGCTTTTTCATGCTCTCGATGTGGGCCGAGTGGTGGTCGTTACCCCAATCATTGCGTCCCAGCCGCTTTTCGTCATGCTTTTATCGGTTTTCCTGCCTCGTGGGATGGAGAAAATCACGATGTTCATGATCCTTGGCGGGGCGATTATCGTCCTGGGTGGGACGATAATCGGCATTGGTTGA